Proteins encoded within one genomic window of Ailuropoda melanoleuca isolate Jingjing chromosome 16, ASM200744v2, whole genome shotgun sequence:
- the IFITM5 gene encoding interferon-induced transmembrane protein 5 yields the protein MDTSYPREDPRAPTPRKADGAAHTALTLGAPRPPPRDHLIWSVFSTLYLNLCCLGFLALAYSIKARDQKVAGDLEAARRLGSKAKCYNILATMWALVPPLLLLALVVTGALHLSRLAKDSAAFFSTKFDDSDYD from the exons ATGGACACGTCGTACCCCCGCGAGGACCCCCGGGCCCCGACGCCCCGCAAGGCAGACGGCGCAGCCCACACGGCCCTCACTCTGGGGGCGCCGAGACCCCCGCCTCGAGACCACTTGATCTGGTCGGTGTTCAGCACCCTGTACTTGAACCTGTGCTGCCTCGGCTTCCTGGCGCTGGCCTACTCCATCAAG GCCCGAGACCAGAAGGTGGCTGGAGACCTGGAGGCAGCCCGGCGTTTGGGCTCCAAAGCCAAGTGCTACAACATCCTGGCCACGATGTGGGCGTTGGTACCGCCTCTGCTGCTCCTGGCGCTGGTGGTGACCGGCGCGCTGCACCTGTCCCGGTTGGCCAAGGACTCTGCTGCCTTCTTCAGCACCAAGTTCGACGACTCGGACTATGACTGA
- the PGGHG gene encoding protein-glucosylgalactosylhydroxylysine glucosidase isoform X7, which translates to MLWTPVPPALTLGESEEDQTWEFLTVVGGSRAEAQACLAEALQLLAGGTLYTVHAQAWAQLWAGCGLDVVGPLPLRQALRGALYYVLSALPQPGAPGYTCHGLSPGGLSNGSREECYWGHVFWDQDLWLFPNILTFHPEAARALLEYRIRTLGGALDNARKLGYQGAKFAWESAGSGLEVCPEDIYGTQEIHINGAVVLAFQLYYYTTQDLQLFREAGGWDVVRAVAEFWCSRVEWSPEEENYHLKGVMPPDEYHSGVNNSVYTNVLVQNSLRFAAALAQDLGQPIPSEWLAVADKIKVPFDPRRNFHPEFDGYQPGEEVKQADVVLLGYPIPFHLSPHIRRKNLEIYEAVTSPKGPAMTWSMFAVGWLELKDPWRARDLLERSFANIAEPFKVWTENADGSGAVNFLTGMGGFLQAALFGFTGFRITRDGVTFDPMCLAGVSGVCIYGVSYQGNKLDFSFSEGSVTIEVKAQAGPWAPLLEAELWPTHTRLLLLPGHKVCFPSSAGRIQRSLL; encoded by the exons ATGCTGTGGACACCAGTGCCCCCAGCCCTGACGCTTGGGGAAAGTGAGGAAGACCAGACCTGGGAGTTCCTGACCGTTGTAGGTGGCAGCCGGGCTGAGGCCCAGGCCTGCCTTGCCGAGGCCTTGCAGCTGCTGGCCGGGGGCACTCTGTACACCGTCCATGCCCAGGCCTGGGCCCAGCTCTGGGCTGGCTGTGGCCTGGATGTGGTGGGGCCCCTACCCCTACGCCAGGCCTTGCGTGGCGCCCTCTACTACGTGCTCAGTGCCCTGCCACAGCCTGGGGCCCCAGGCTACACCTGCCACGGCCTCAGCCCTGGGGGCCTGTCCAATGGGAGCCGAGAGGAGTGCTACTGGGGCCACGTCTTCTGGGACCAG GATCTCTGGCTGTTCCCAAATATCCTGACGTTCCACCCGGAGGCCGCCCGGGCCCTCCTGGAGTACCGCATCCGGACGCTGGGTGGGGCCCTAGACAATGCCCGGAAGCTGGGTTACCAG GGAGCCAAGTTTGCCTGGGAGAGCGCAGGTTCTGGTCTGGAGGTCTGCCCTGAGGACATTTATGGGACCCAGGAGATTCACATAAACGGAGCTGTGGTGTTGGCCTTCCAGCTGTACTATTACACCACCCAG gaCTTGCAGCTCTTCCGAGAGGCTGGTGGCTGGGACGTGGTCAGGGCTGTGGCTGAGTTTTGGTGCAGCCGTGTGGAGTGGAGCCCTGAGGAGGAAAACTACCACCTGAAGG GAGTCATGCCCCCCGACGAATACCATTCAGGGGTCAACAACTCCGTCTACACCAACGTCCTGGTCCAGAACAG CCTGCGCTTTGCTGCTGCCCTGGCCCAGGACCTGGGTCAGCCCATTCCCAGCGAGTGGCTGGCAGTGGCTGATAAGATCAAGGTTCCCTTTGACCCGAGGCGGAACTTCCACCCTGAGTTTGATGGGTACCAGCCTG GAGAGGAGGTGAAGCAGGCAGATGTTGTGCTCCTGGGGTACCCCATCCCTTTCCACCTGAGTCCTCACATTCGCAGGAAGAACCTGGAGATTTATGAGGCTGTGACATCCCCAAAGGGCCCTGCCATGACCTGG AGCATGTTTGCCGTGGGCTGGTTGGAGCTGAAGGACCCCTGGCGGGCTCGGGACCTCCTAGAGAGAAGCTTTGCCAACATAGCTGAACCCTTCAAG GTGTGGACAGAGAATGCAGATGGGTCGGGCGCTGTGAACTTCCTGACAGGCATGGGGGGCTTCCTGCAAGCGGCATTGTTTGGATTCACAGGGTTCAG gatcACCAGGGATGGCGTGACCTTCGACCCCATGTGTCTGGCAGGGGTCTCTGGAGTGTGCATCTATGGCGTCTCTTACCAGGGGAACAAGCTGGACTTCTCCTTCTCCGAGGGCTCTGTGACAATTGAGGTCAAAGCCCAGGCAGGACCCTGGGCACCCCTGCTGGAGGCTGAGCTGTGGCCGACACACACTCGACTCCTCCTGCTCCCAG ggcACAAAGTCTGCTTTCCCTCCTCAGCCGGACGGATACAAAGGTCTCTCCTGTAG